A portion of the Ricinus communis isolate WT05 ecotype wild-type chromosome 10, ASM1957865v1, whole genome shotgun sequence genome contains these proteins:
- the LOC8271797 gene encoding putative disease resistance protein RGA3 isoform X1, whose product MFWSYNFLFRHRIGKEIKAVKENLDEIAEERRKFHLLEVVANRPAEVIERCQTGSIATQSQVYGRDQDKEKVIDSLVDQISDADDVSVYPIIGMGGLGKTTLAQLVYNDERVKRHFDLRIWVCVSGEFDVRRLVKTIIESASGNACPCLDLDPLQRQLQEILSGKRYLIVLDHVWNGDQDKWDRLKFVLACGSKGSSIIVTTRMEKVASVMGTLPAHNLSGLSEADCWLLFKERAFECRREEHPSIICIGHEIVKKCGGVPLAAKALGSLMRYKNGENEWLSVKESEIWDLPQDECSIMPALRLSYSNLPLKLRKCFVYCAIFPKDCVIHKEDIILLWMANGFISSTRREEPEDVGNEICSELCWRSLFQDVEKDKLGSIKRFKMHDLIHDLAHSVMEDEFAIAEAESLIVNSRQIHHVTLLTEPRQSFTIPEALYNVESLRTLLLQPILLTAGKPKVEFSCDLSRLTTLRVFGIRRTNLMMLSSSIRHLKHLRYLDLSSTLIWRLPESVSSLLNLQTLKLVNCVALQRLPKHIWKLKNLRHLYLNGCFSLTYMPPKIGQITCLKTLNLFIVRKGSGCHISELEALDLGGKLHIRHLERVGTPFEAKAANLNRKHKLQDLRLSWEGETEFEQQDNVRNVLEALEPHSNLEYLEIEGYRGNYFPYWMRDQILQNVVSIVLKKCKKCLQLPPLQQLPSLKYLELHGMDHILYVDQNFYGDRTANVFPVLKSLIIADSPSLLRLSIQEENYMFPCLASLSISNCPKLSLPCLSSLECLKVRFCNENLLSSISNLQSINSLSIAANNDLICLPHGMLHNLSCLHYLDIERFTKLKGLPTDLANLSSLQSLFISDCYELESFPEQGLQGLCSLKHLQLRNCWKFSSLSEGLQHLTALEGLVLDGCPDLITFPEAIEHLNTLQYLTISGQPTGIDASVDPTSTQFRRLTVLPESYGEPINYVGCPKLEVLPETLQHLHKVGIFAIHYSKAHQVAEFGHSTMSCSLKAM is encoded by the exons ATGTTTTGGTCCTATAACTTCTTGTTTCGCCACAGAATTGGCAAAGAGATCAAAGCAGTCAAAGAAAATTTGGATGAAATAGCCGAAGAGCGAAGGAAATTTCATTTGCTTGAAGTAGTTGCAAATAGGCCTGCTGAAGTAATAGAAAGGTGCCAAACCGGCTCCATTGCTACTCAATCTCAAGTGTATGGAAGAGATCAGGATAAAGAAAAGGTTATCGATTCTTTGGTAGATCAAATATCAGATGCTGATGATGTTTCGGTTTATCCTATAATAGGGATGGGAGGGCTCGGAAAGACGACACTTGCTCAATTAGTTTACAATGATGAAAGGGTGAAGAGGCACTTTGACTTACGAATTTGGGTTTGTGTTTCTGGCGAGTTTGATGTGAGGAGATTGGTAAAAACGATAATAGAATCTGCATCTGGAAATGCTTGTCCATGCTTAGACTTGGATCCTTTACAGAGACAACTTCAAGAAATCCTGAGTGGGAAAAGGTATCTGATTGTTTTAGATCATGTGTGGAATGGAGATCAAGACAAGTGGGATAGACTGAAATTTGTATTGGCGTGTGGATCGAAAGGTTCTTCAATCATAGTCACTACTCGTATGGAGAAGGTCGCATCTGTGATGGGAACTCTGCCTGCACATAACCTCTCAGGTTTATCAGAAGCTGATTGCTGGCTGTTGTTCAAGGAACGTGCATTTGAATGCAGAAGAGAAGAACATCCAAGCATCATATGTATTGGACATGAAATAGTAAAGAAATGTGGAGGTGTGCCTCTTGCTGCAAAGGCCTTAGGAAGCTTGATGCGCTATAAAAATGGAGAAAACGAATGGCTTTCTGTTAAGGAGAGTGAAATTTGGGATTTGCCACAAGATGAATGTTCCATCATGCCAGCCTTGCGGTTGAGTTACTCAAATCTTCctttaaaattgagaaaatgtTTTGTTTATTGTGCTATATTTCCAAAAGATTGTGTAATCCACAAGGAAGATATAATTCTCCTTTGGATGGCTAATGGGTTTATTTCATCTACTCGGAGAGAGGAACCAGAAGATGTTGGCAATGAGATATGCAGTGAATTATGCTGGAGATCCCTTTTTCAAGATGTGGAGAAGGATAAACTTGGGAGCATCAAACGATTTAAAATGCATGATCTTATCCATGACCTTGCCCACTCAGTGATGGAGGACGAATTTGCCATTGCCGAAGCTGAAAGCTTAATTGTTAACTCTAGACAAATTCACCATGTCACACTGCTTACTGAACCACGGCAGTCATTCACCATTCCTGAAGCTCTCTATAATGTTGAATCGTTAAGGACATTGTTGCTGCAACCCATTCTCCTGACAGCTGGAAAGCCTAAGGTAGAGTTCTCTTGTGATCTCTCCAGATTAACTACTTTGCGAGTATTTGGTATAAGGCGGACCAATCTAATGATGCTGTCATCTTCAATTCGCCATTTGAAACATCTAAGATATTTGGACCTTTCTTCAACCTTGATCTGGAGGCTCCCTGAGTCAGTAAGTAGCTTGCTTAATTTACAGACATTGAAATTAGTAAACTGTGTTGCTCTTCAGAGATTGCCTAAGCACATATGGAAGCTGAAAAATCTTCGGCATCTTTATTTGAATGGTTGTTTCTCATTGACTTATATGCCACCCAAAATTGGGCAAATAACTTGTTTGAAGACTCTTAATCTTTTCATTGTCAGAAAGGGTTCAGGCTGTCACATTAGTGAGTTAGAAGCCTTAGATCTTGGAGGAAAGCTGCATATCAGACACCTTGAGAGAGTTGGCACTCCTTTCGAAGCAAAAGCAGCCAATTTGAATAGAAAGCACAAGCTTCAGGACTTGAGATTGTCTTGGGAAGGTGAGACTGAATTTGAACAGCAGGACAATGTCAGGAATGTACTGGAAGCCCTTGAACCTCACTCAAATCTTGAATATCTGGAGATAGAAGGATACAGAGGTAACTATTTCCCATATTGGATGAGAGATCAAATTCTTCAAAATGTTGTTTCCATTGTGCTAAAGAAATGCAAGAAATGTTTGCAACTTCCACCTTTGCAGCAGTTACCTTCATTGAAATATCTTGAGCTACATGGAATGGATCATATATTGTATGTTGACCAAAATTTTTATGGTGATCGGACGGCCAATGTATTTCCAGTGTTAAAGAGCCTCATTATCGCTGATTCTCCAAGTTTGTTAAGGTTGTCCATACAGgaagaaaattatatgtttCCATGTCTTGCTTCATTATCCATTAGTAATTGCCCCAAGTTGTCCTTGCCCTGCCTTTCTTCACTTGAATGTTTAAAAGTGAGGTTTTGCAATGAGAATCTACTAAGCTCAATTTCAAACCTGCAAAGCATAAATAGCCTTTCCATTGCTGCCAATAATGACCTAATTTGCCTTCCCCATGGGATGCTACATAACCTCAGTTGCCTTCATTATTTAGATATTGAAAGATTCACTAAGCTTAAAGGGTTGCCCACCGACCTTGCCAACCTTAGTTCTCTACAATCTTTATTCATTTCTGATTGCTATGAGCTTGAGTCTTTCCCAGAGCAAGGGCTACAAGGTTTGTGCTCTCTTAAACATTTGCAACTCAGAAACTGTTGGAAGTTCAGTTCTTTATCAGAAGGGTTACAGCACCTCACTGCGCTCGAGGGGTTGGTTCTTGATGGATGCCCTGACCTGATAACTTTTCCAGAAGCAATTGAACACCTTAACACCCTTCAGTATCTAACCATTTCAGGCCAACCCACAGGAATTGATGCATCAGTGGATCCTACTAGCACTCAATTTAGACGCCTGACAGTTCTTCCCGAAAGTTATGGAGAACCGATTAACTATGTTGGCTGCCCAAAGTTGGAAGTCTTGCCTGAGACCTTACAACAT TTGCACAAAGTTGGCATCTTCGCCATCCATTATTCAAAGGCTCACCAAGTTGCAGAATTTGGACATTCAACAATGTCCTGCTCTCTCAAAGCGATGTGA
- the LOC8271797 gene encoding disease resistance protein RGA2 isoform X2, translating to MGGLGKTTLAQLVYNDERVKRHFDLRIWVCVSGEFDVRRLVKTIIESASGNACPCLDLDPLQRQLQEILSGKRYLIVLDHVWNGDQDKWDRLKFVLACGSKGSSIIVTTRMEKVASVMGTLPAHNLSGLSEADCWLLFKERAFECRREEHPSIICIGHEIVKKCGGVPLAAKALGSLMRYKNGENEWLSVKESEIWDLPQDECSIMPALRLSYSNLPLKLRKCFVYCAIFPKDCVIHKEDIILLWMANGFISSTRREEPEDVGNEICSELCWRSLFQDVEKDKLGSIKRFKMHDLIHDLAHSVMEDEFAIAEAESLIVNSRQIHHVTLLTEPRQSFTIPEALYNVESLRTLLLQPILLTAGKPKVEFSCDLSRLTTLRVFGIRRTNLMMLSSSIRHLKHLRYLDLSSTLIWRLPESVSSLLNLQTLKLVNCVALQRLPKHIWKLKNLRHLYLNGCFSLTYMPPKIGQITCLKTLNLFIVRKGSGCHISELEALDLGGKLHIRHLERVGTPFEAKAANLNRKHKLQDLRLSWEGETEFEQQDNVRNVLEALEPHSNLEYLEIEGYRGNYFPYWMRDQILQNVVSIVLKKCKKCLQLPPLQQLPSLKYLELHGMDHILYVDQNFYGDRTANVFPVLKSLIIADSPSLLRLSIQEENYMFPCLASLSISNCPKLSLPCLSSLECLKVRFCNENLLSSISNLQSINSLSIAANNDLICLPHGMLHNLSCLHYLDIERFTKLKGLPTDLANLSSLQSLFISDCYELESFPEQGLQGLCSLKHLQLRNCWKFSSLSEGLQHLTALEGLVLDGCPDLITFPEAIEHLNTLQYLTISGQPTGIDASVDPTSTQFRRLTVLPESYGEPINYVGCPKLEVLPETLQHVPALQSLTVSCYLNMVSFPDWLGDITSLQSLHVFSCTKLASSPSIIQRLTKLQNLDIQQCPALSKRCEKETGEDRCKIRHVSNVHIYPSAQN from the coding sequence ATGGGAGGGCTCGGAAAGACGACACTTGCTCAATTAGTTTACAATGATGAAAGGGTGAAGAGGCACTTTGACTTACGAATTTGGGTTTGTGTTTCTGGCGAGTTTGATGTGAGGAGATTGGTAAAAACGATAATAGAATCTGCATCTGGAAATGCTTGTCCATGCTTAGACTTGGATCCTTTACAGAGACAACTTCAAGAAATCCTGAGTGGGAAAAGGTATCTGATTGTTTTAGATCATGTGTGGAATGGAGATCAAGACAAGTGGGATAGACTGAAATTTGTATTGGCGTGTGGATCGAAAGGTTCTTCAATCATAGTCACTACTCGTATGGAGAAGGTCGCATCTGTGATGGGAACTCTGCCTGCACATAACCTCTCAGGTTTATCAGAAGCTGATTGCTGGCTGTTGTTCAAGGAACGTGCATTTGAATGCAGAAGAGAAGAACATCCAAGCATCATATGTATTGGACATGAAATAGTAAAGAAATGTGGAGGTGTGCCTCTTGCTGCAAAGGCCTTAGGAAGCTTGATGCGCTATAAAAATGGAGAAAACGAATGGCTTTCTGTTAAGGAGAGTGAAATTTGGGATTTGCCACAAGATGAATGTTCCATCATGCCAGCCTTGCGGTTGAGTTACTCAAATCTTCctttaaaattgagaaaatgtTTTGTTTATTGTGCTATATTTCCAAAAGATTGTGTAATCCACAAGGAAGATATAATTCTCCTTTGGATGGCTAATGGGTTTATTTCATCTACTCGGAGAGAGGAACCAGAAGATGTTGGCAATGAGATATGCAGTGAATTATGCTGGAGATCCCTTTTTCAAGATGTGGAGAAGGATAAACTTGGGAGCATCAAACGATTTAAAATGCATGATCTTATCCATGACCTTGCCCACTCAGTGATGGAGGACGAATTTGCCATTGCCGAAGCTGAAAGCTTAATTGTTAACTCTAGACAAATTCACCATGTCACACTGCTTACTGAACCACGGCAGTCATTCACCATTCCTGAAGCTCTCTATAATGTTGAATCGTTAAGGACATTGTTGCTGCAACCCATTCTCCTGACAGCTGGAAAGCCTAAGGTAGAGTTCTCTTGTGATCTCTCCAGATTAACTACTTTGCGAGTATTTGGTATAAGGCGGACCAATCTAATGATGCTGTCATCTTCAATTCGCCATTTGAAACATCTAAGATATTTGGACCTTTCTTCAACCTTGATCTGGAGGCTCCCTGAGTCAGTAAGTAGCTTGCTTAATTTACAGACATTGAAATTAGTAAACTGTGTTGCTCTTCAGAGATTGCCTAAGCACATATGGAAGCTGAAAAATCTTCGGCATCTTTATTTGAATGGTTGTTTCTCATTGACTTATATGCCACCCAAAATTGGGCAAATAACTTGTTTGAAGACTCTTAATCTTTTCATTGTCAGAAAGGGTTCAGGCTGTCACATTAGTGAGTTAGAAGCCTTAGATCTTGGAGGAAAGCTGCATATCAGACACCTTGAGAGAGTTGGCACTCCTTTCGAAGCAAAAGCAGCCAATTTGAATAGAAAGCACAAGCTTCAGGACTTGAGATTGTCTTGGGAAGGTGAGACTGAATTTGAACAGCAGGACAATGTCAGGAATGTACTGGAAGCCCTTGAACCTCACTCAAATCTTGAATATCTGGAGATAGAAGGATACAGAGGTAACTATTTCCCATATTGGATGAGAGATCAAATTCTTCAAAATGTTGTTTCCATTGTGCTAAAGAAATGCAAGAAATGTTTGCAACTTCCACCTTTGCAGCAGTTACCTTCATTGAAATATCTTGAGCTACATGGAATGGATCATATATTGTATGTTGACCAAAATTTTTATGGTGATCGGACGGCCAATGTATTTCCAGTGTTAAAGAGCCTCATTATCGCTGATTCTCCAAGTTTGTTAAGGTTGTCCATACAGgaagaaaattatatgtttCCATGTCTTGCTTCATTATCCATTAGTAATTGCCCCAAGTTGTCCTTGCCCTGCCTTTCTTCACTTGAATGTTTAAAAGTGAGGTTTTGCAATGAGAATCTACTAAGCTCAATTTCAAACCTGCAAAGCATAAATAGCCTTTCCATTGCTGCCAATAATGACCTAATTTGCCTTCCCCATGGGATGCTACATAACCTCAGTTGCCTTCATTATTTAGATATTGAAAGATTCACTAAGCTTAAAGGGTTGCCCACCGACCTTGCCAACCTTAGTTCTCTACAATCTTTATTCATTTCTGATTGCTATGAGCTTGAGTCTTTCCCAGAGCAAGGGCTACAAGGTTTGTGCTCTCTTAAACATTTGCAACTCAGAAACTGTTGGAAGTTCAGTTCTTTATCAGAAGGGTTACAGCACCTCACTGCGCTCGAGGGGTTGGTTCTTGATGGATGCCCTGACCTGATAACTTTTCCAGAAGCAATTGAACACCTTAACACCCTTCAGTATCTAACCATTTCAGGCCAACCCACAGGAATTGATGCATCAGTGGATCCTACTAGCACTCAATTTAGACGCCTGACAGTTCTTCCCGAAAGTTATGGAGAACCGATTAACTATGTTGGCTGCCCAAAGTTGGAAGTCTTGCCTGAGACCTTACAACATGTACCTGCTCTACAATCCTTGACAGTTTCATGTTATCTAAATATGGTATCATTTCCTGATTGGCTTGGAGACATCACATCTCTTCAATCTCTACATGTTTTCAGTTGCACAAAGTTGGCATCTTCGCCATCCATTATTCAAAGGCTCACCAAGTTGCAGAATTTGGACATTCAACAATGTCCTGCTCTCTCAAAGCGATGTGAGAAGGAAACAGGAGAAGACCGGTGCAAAATAAGGCATGTTTCAAATGTGCACATCTATCCCTCAGCCCAAAACTAA